The following are from one region of the Populus trichocarpa isolate Nisqually-1 chromosome 8, P.trichocarpa_v4.1, whole genome shotgun sequence genome:
- the LOC7471493 gene encoding homeobox-leucine zipper protein ATHB-13, translated as MTCNGMAFFPTNFMLQSSHDQDDHQPPTSLNPILPSCAPRDFHGVAPFLGKRSSMSFSGIDVCHEEGNGEDELSDDGSQAGEKKRRLSMEQVKTLEKNFELGNKLEPERKMQLARALGLQPRQIAIWFQNRRARWKTKQLEIDYDLLKRQFDAVKAENNALQTQNQRLHAEILALKSREPTESINLNKETEGSCSNRSENSSDIKLDISRTPAIDSPLPNHHPTSRPFFPSSSIRPTGIAQLNQNNSSRPDFQYQKMDHIVKEESLTNMLCSIEDQSGFWPWLEQQQFN; from the exons ATGACGTGCAATGGGATGGCTTTCTTCCCAACAAATTTCATGCTCCAAAGCTCTCATGATCAAGATGATCATCAACCTCCCACTTCTCTCAATCCAATTCTGCCATCTTGCGCACCCCGAGACTTTCATG ggGTCGCTCCATTTCTAGGGAAGAGATCATCAATGTCGTTTTCAGGGATTGATGTATGTcatgaagaaggaaatggagaGGATGAGTTGTCTGATGATGGCTCACAAGCAGgagaaaagaagaggaggcTTAGTATGGAACAAGTCAAGACTCTTGAAAAAAACTTTGAGTTGGGTAACAAGCTTGAACCCGAGAGAAAAATGCAACTGGCTAGAGCTCTTGGTCTGCAACCAAGACAGATTGCTATATGGTTCCAAAACAGGAGGGCCAGATGGAAAACCAAACAGCTAGAGATAGATTATGATCTCCTCAAGAGACAGTTTGATGCTGTTAAAGCTGAAAATAATGCACTACAAACTCAGAACCAGAGACTTCATGCAGAG ATATTGGCACTGAAAAGCAGAGAACCGACTGAATCTATCAATCTCAATAAAGAAACTGAGGGTTCTTGCAGTAATAGAAGTGAAAACAGCTCAGATATCAAGTTGGATATCTCAAGGACGCCAGCTATTGACAGCCCCCTACCGAATCATCATCCAACAAGCAGGCCCTTCTTTCCCTCATCATCTATCAGGCCTACAGGTATTGCACAACTCAACCAAAACAACTCTTCAAGGCCCGATTTTCAATACCAGAAGATGGATCATATAGTCAAGGAAGAAAGTCTCACCAATATGCTCTGCAGCATAGAGGATCAATCTGGATTTTGGCCATGGCTTGAGCAACAGCAATTCAACTAA